GGCCAATCCCAAACTGGTGAACGAGCTTTTGGCCAGAAAGATGGGATGATTTGGGGGACGTTGGGCAACCCTGCAAGCCGTGTCGACCTGTTGGGCGACATGCATCAGCTATAAGGAATCTTTATGGAAGACCATATCCGTTTTTCAGAGGAACAAGACGCTCTCATCCTTCTGGATCAACGCTATCTGCCCGTCAGGGAGGAGGCATTTGTCTGCTCCGGGGTCAAGGATATCATATACGCCCTGCAAACCATGGTTGTCAGGGGTGCTCCTGCCATTGGCGTGACCGCGGCCTATGGATGCTATCTGGCTGCCCGTGAAGTGGACCCGGCTGATCCCCATTGGTCCGAAGGGGTCATGTCCCGGCTGGACAAGCTGGCCCAGGCCCGGCCCACAGCAGTCAATCTCAAGTGGGCGGTGAACCGCATGCGTGCGGCCTGGCAGGATAATGAGGCCATCACCAACCTGGGGGAGCTTGCCGATTTCTGGCTCTCCCTTGCCCGACAGATCCAGGCCGAAGACATTGCCATGTGCAAGGCCATAGGCCGGTTTGGCGGAGAACTCCTCGAAGATGGAGACACGGTCATGACCCATTGCAATGCCGGAGCCCTGGCAACAGCCGGGTACGGGACCGCCCTGGGGGTCATCCGGGGCGGGGTGGATATGGGCAAACGCATCCAGGTCATTGCCAACGAGACTCGTCCCTTTCTCCAGGGAGCGCGGCTGACAGCCTACGAGCTTCACAAGGACAATATTCCCGTGAAAGTGGCCTGCGACAATGCCTGTTCCCTGCTCATGGCCAGAAAGCTCGTGCACAAGGTGGTGGTGGGTGCGGACCGCATTGCAGCCAACGGGGACGTGGCCAACAAGATCGGCACTTCGGGTGTTGCCATCCTGGCCCGGCATTACGGGATTCCCTTTTACGTGGCTGCGCCATCCTCCACCTTTGATCCGGACACCCCTGACGGCAACAGGATTCCCATTGAAGACCGGCCGCCCCGCGAGGTCACCCATGTGGGCGATGTCCAGATCACGCCGTCCGGGGTGGAGGTGTTCAATGTGGCCTTTGATATCACCCCCAACGAGCTTATTACGGGGATCGTCACGGAACAGGGGGTGGTGTATCCGCCATATGGGGAAACCATTGCGTCCATGATATTTCACAACAGATAACGGCTTTGGTTCTCATGGCTCCGGTTTAATCGCACGGGATTGGGTGGGCATGGGCATGCCCGGATCCCGTGCCTGATGTGGCTTTAATCTTCCAACCCGCGGGCAGGCATGTTTCCACTTCGCGATGACACCCCCAATGTGCACAAACCGGTCATGGTGACCACCATCGTGGTCGTCAATGCGGTGTTGTTTCTTGGTGGGCTGCTCCTTTCCCCCCGGGGTCAGGCGTACGTCTTTCACGTCTTCGGGGTGGTACCCCTTCGACTGACCGATCCCATGTGGGCAACGGCCCACGGGTATCCGGGCGGAGTTCTGGTTTCCCTGGTCTCGCACATGTTTTTGCACAGCTCGTGGATGCACATCATCGGGAACATGTGGACCCTTTGGATCTTCGGGGACAACATCGAAGATGTCATGGGACCCTTCAGGTTTCTGCTTTTTTACCTGTGTTGCGGGTTTGCCGCTCTGCTGACCCATCTTGTTTTCAATTTTTCCTCACCCATCCCGGTTGTTGGCGCTTCAGGAGCCATTGCCGGGGTTATGGGCGCCTATCTTGTGCTTTATCCCCATGCCAAGGTGGTCACCCTGATCCCCATCTTCATTTTCCCCTGGTTTGTGGATCTGCCGGCTGTTCTCTTTTTGGGCATCTGGTTTCTCTTGCAGTTTTTCAATGGAGCTGCTTCAGCAGCCGGAACCGGAGGGGTTGCATGGTGGGCCCATGTGGGCGGTTTTGTGGCGGGCATTGTCTTGCTTCGGTTGTTTGAAGACAAAAAGCGCTGTCAGAAATGCTATCTTTCCGGCAAGAACGTGACGCCCTTCTGGAATGCTGTGCCCAAGGGGCCACGACCCGATGACGATCCCTGGAAACATTTGCGGTCGTGAAAAGGGCAGGGCAAGGGCTCTGGTGAGCCTTGCTGATCGCCTTGGTGCCAATTGAGCAGGGTTGGCCCGGGATCATTCCTTTTTGCTTGACACCAGGGCCTCTCTTACATAGAAACCCTCCATTCCACACATGCCGGGGTGGTGAAACTGGTAGACGCACTGGACTCAAAATCCAGCGGTAGCAATACCATGCGAGTTCGATTCTCGCCCCCGGCACCAGACAGTGAAAAGGGCTTATGGATTTTCCATAAGCCCTTTTTTTATCGGGTGGACCTGGATGAAGGTTGCGATACGCAGTGGTCAGGGCAACTCGTTGCAGGCAACGACAAACGGCCCGGAAGACAGAATCTTCCGGGCCGTTTGCTCAGGAGAAGATGAAGCTGATGATGCTCTTGTTACTCTACGTTGGTTGGTTCGTAGCCGGATCCGTCCATCATACCGCGGCCAGATCCATGCATCATGCCGGAACCAGATCCGTTCATCATGCCGTGGCCAGATCCGCTCATCATGCCGCAACCGCCCATACCGTTGCCGCGCCTGGGGTGGTGAAAGCCGCCCCAGCCGACCTTGAGGCCGATTTCCTTTTCAAGACGATTTTTGAGGGCCTCATGCTCGGTACGCATCTGCGTGTGCAATGCACCGATTTCCTTGACAAGGGCCTTGATTTCTTCAGGCTTGGTGTTGGGATTGGGGGAAAGGGCCTTGAGTTCAAGACGTTTTTGCCACATGGATTCGCGCAGCGGGGTCATCTTGGTGTGGAATGCATCCATGATCTTGCGGTAGGCTTCCTGTTTTTCCGGAGTCAATTGGGCGATCTGGGCGGGGTTGTACCCCATTCTTGGTCCACAGTTGCCAGGACCCATGCTGCCATGGCCGCCGTTGCCAAATCCTGCCTGCCTGCCGGGTCCGGCAATGGCAAAAGATGCCAGGCCGACCATGGCCACCAAGGCCAGGGTAATGATGAGAGTTTTGTTGCGTTCCATAACAGTCCTCCTTTGCGGATTGAAATTTGCTAGATGTATTCCCCATAAAGCAATGGCGATGCCAAGTTGAAAAAATTTTTTTCAATATGCTGATATACCACGTATAAATTATTCAAGAGTGTGCGGCCGTTTCCAGCGTTGGCCAAAGCTGGATTCTGGTGTATAAAAAATGAGCATGTTTACACCCATCAGGTGTATAAAATATGAACACCTGGTTGTATTCTATCCACCCGGGATGCTCGTGCACGAGTGAGGACCATAGAGCATGTTTGTCAGAAAAAAACACAGTGATCTACCAAGGATTTTTTCTCCCTGGGTGGTCATCGGATCGTCGCTGATCCTGTTTGTCATTGTCACCGTACTCACGGTCATGAATATCAACCGACAGCGAGCCGCTACCTCCACGGTGCTTCTGGAAAAAGGCCAGGCACTCATCAAGGCCCTGGAGGCGGGCTCGCGCATAGGGATGCGCGGCCGGTTTGCCCAGGGTATCCGGCTGAGTCATCTTCTGGAAGAGACAGCCAAGCTGCCGGGAGTGGATTTCATTGTGGTCACCAATCCCGAAGGCGGGATCATTGCGAGCAATGATTTCGACAGGATAGGAGCAACCTTCCTCCCCGGTCACGGGGACAGGGTTGTGCCGTCCGAGCATCCCCAATGGTTCATGGACAAGGGGGCGGATGGAGCCTCCCTGTTTGTGGTATACAGTGAATTCCGACCCATCATGAAGGCCGGATTTCGGGAACATGCCCAGACCATGCGGGAGCGCTTTTTGGCCTTTTGTCCGGCGCGGCCTTCCCCGCCCCCCATGCATGGCGGCGTTGTTCACCCGGAAAAGATGTTCATCTACCTGGGGCTCAAGGCCACTTCCATGGAGGACGCCCAGAAAAGCGATCTCATGCATTCTGTAGTCATGTCCTGCATCGTCCTGTTTGTCGGTCTGGCTGGATTCATTTCCCTGTTCTGGGCCCAGAACCTGCGCGTTTCCCAAAGGCTGTTGAGCGATTCCAGGGCCTTTGCTTCCGAAGTGGTTGCTAATCTTCCCGAAGGACTTGTGGTTATGGGGCCGGATGGGGAAGTTTCCTTTGGGAATGAATCAGCCGTTGCCTTGTGTGCTCCTGAAACGACCACAAGTGGCAACGCGGCCCAGACCGATACCTTGATGATTCCCGAGGAGATCCGTCCGGTCATTGATCGCCTGGAAACGGAACGGGTGGTCACGGAACAGGAGATTGTGTGTACGTTTGAACACGATCGGGAGATCCCCCTTGGGGTCAGCGGTGCCAGGATCATTACCGAGGACGGCAGGTTCCTTGGCAAGATCATCATTTTGCGTGATCTGCGAGAGGTTCGGCGGTTGCAGCAAGAGGTCAAGCGCAAGGAAAAGCTGGCCGCCATAGGCAGCCTTGCTGCCGGGGTGGCCCACGAGATCCGCAATCCCCTGAGTTCCATCAAGGGGTTTGCCACCTTGTTTCGGGCCCGGTTCGAACCGGAAAGCACGGAACACGGTGCCGCGGAAATCATGATCCACGAGGTGGACCGGCTGAACCGGGTGGTTACCGAGCTCATCGAATACGCTCGACCTTCTCGTATTGCTGCCAGGGACACGGATCTGGGTACCATGATCAACCATTCCCTTTCTCTTATCCAGCAGGATGTGCAACGCGCAGGCGTGCGTGTGGAAACGGATATCCCCGAGGATATTTCCCCGGTGTTCCTCGATCCGGACAGGATGCAGCAGTGTCTTTTGAATGTTTATCTGAATGCCGTTCAGGCCATGCCCCAAGGGGGTATCCTGCGCGTGGAGGGATTTCGTGCTCCGGATGGTCGATTCGGCATGCGCATCAGCGACACGGGCAAGGGTATTCCTGCCCAGGATCTGCCCAAGATTTTTGATCCCTATTATACGACCAAAAATCGGGGAACCGGGTTGGGTCTGGCCATGGTGCTCAAGATCGTTGAAGCCCATGACGGCGAGATAAAGGTTGTTTCAAAAGAAGGGGAGGGGACGGTGATTACGATTATACTGCCTCAAAAAGGGGGCAGCGCAAGGCAGGTCACCTAGAAACGCGTCTGCAAAAGGGTTGTTTGGAATGTCTTGCTGCAAATACATGTCTGCTGTCCGTCATGTTTGTACATGAAGAAATATGTCAGGATGCAACCAGACCACGGGAATGCAATCATGAATCCATCCATTTTGATCGTTGACGATGATTTTGCCCACCTGACCATGCTCAGAACCATGCTCAAGGGGTGGGGGTATGATGTGGACGAAGCCGAAGACGGGAGCGTGGCCGTGGACAAGGTGACCAGCCGTCCCTATGATGGCGTGCTCATGGATGTGCGTATGGCCCATGTGGGCGGGATCGAGGCCTTGAAGGAGATCATGAAATTCAATCCGGCCATTCCCGTACTCATCATGACCGCATATTCATCCGTGGAAACGGCTGTGGAAGCCCTCAAGGCAGGAGCCTACGACTACCTGACCAAACCCCTTGATTTTGATGAATTAAGACTCACCCTGGAACGGGCCATGGATCACACCCGACTTGTTTCCGAAAACAGGGAACTGCGTAAAATGCTTCCGGACAAGGGCACCGGCATGGTGGGAACAAGCGCTCCCATGAAGGAACTCATGGAGACCATCGCCACGGTGGCTCCGAGCGATGCGACCATCCTGATCCAGGGAGAAAGCGGCACGGGCAAGGAGCTTGTGGCCAGGGCCATCCATCAGAACAGCCGCAGAAAGGCCAAGCCCCTGGTTACGGTCAATTGCGCGGCCCTGACCGAGTCCCTGCTTGAATCAGAACTTTTCGGCCATGAAAAAGGGGCCTTTACCGGAGCGGACAAACGCCGTGATGGCCGGTTTGTACAAGCCCACAAGGGAACCCTGTTTCTGGACGAGATAGGCGAGGTGGCTCCCGGCGTTCAGGCCAAGCTGCTTCGGGCCCTGCAGGAAGGGGAAATCCAGCGGGTGGGCAGCGACAAGCCCATCATGGTCGATGTCCGGGTCATTGCGGCAACCAACCGGAATCTGCTGGAGGAGGTTCGGGACAAGCGGTTCAGGGAGGATCTGTACTATCGGCTCAATGTCATTTCCCTGGCTGTGCCTGCCCTGCGCCACCGCCCCGAGGACATCCCCCTGCTGGCCCAGTTTTTTCTCAAGCGATTCATGGAAAAGAATCACAAGCGCATCCGAGGGTTTTCCTCCAGGCTCATGGACCGGATGATCCGCTATGATTGGCCGGGCAATGTCCGGGAACTGGAAAACGCAGTGGAACGGGCCGTGATCATGAGTACGGGAGAATTTATCACGGAAAGGGACATGCCCCTTCTTGCCTCGGATGCATCGGCGGATCAGGAGCGCCCTGTGGACGCTGGCGTGGACCTGGCCGGTCATTCCTTGGAAGAGATCGAACGACAAGCCATCATGGCCACCATTGAGGCCACCGGGGGCAACAAGAGCGAGGCCGCGCGTCAGCTGGGCATTACCAGGGCAACCCTGCACAACAAGATGAAGAAATACGGGGTATGACGACCACAAGGCCGGCATCGGCTGGTGGCCCCGATCCCTTGGCGGTAAGGGAAAATCAAACCCCGATGGTTCAAATCGTCCTTAACCTGCAACCCGGGAGTATCCCATGCATGGACCGGTCATGGCCTTTTGGGTGGTCTGTCTGGTTATTGTGGTTTTGATCGTTTTTGTTCGACCCAGGATGAAGCCGCGCGGCAAACTGGCCTTGCCCAAAACCGTGGGGCTGAAGGTGGGGATTGACGATCTCAAGGCCGATCATCAGGGGTACGACCTCTATTATTGCGGGCGCAAGGCTGTTCCTTCGGCCATTTTGTTCGTACCTCAAGCGAGTACGATCCAGTGGATTCTTGTTGCTGAGAAACCGGGCGGGTGGAAGAAGATTGTTGATGAAGCCATGTTTGCCGATCTTGTCGCCCGTATGCAGGATACGGACATGGGATCACGCACGCAGTTGAAGATGGTGCTTCCCCCGGGAGATATGCGGGGCCAAACGCGGGATCTCTGTCTTATCTACACGGCCGGCTCAACAGCTTGCTATCGCCAGGGAGAGGAAGAAACTACCTATGTCCTGCCGCCTGTGCCCGAGAGGGGCAAACGGGATTATGACCGCAACAAGTAGAATATGTCTGTTACAAGGCTTTTTTCAGAAGGAAGAAGGTGTCAGGTCCTGTCCTTTTTGCGTGACCACGTCTTTTCTCAGGGCCTGAAAGAAGGGCCTCATGACACGGACAAAAAGTTTCATGCAAAGGTTGTATCCCATCAAGAAAGGCCGCCTCACGGAGACGTGAGGCGGCCTTTTCAGGTCGGTTCGGCAATCATTCATGTTTTCTGAACCATGGCCTGGAAAGGAGCACCTATTTTGGCAAAGAACTCCTTCCTGTTGAGCGGTCCGGGGAGGTGTTGGGCGTCGGCCACCACCATCGCACCGTAGTTGCTGGGATCATCCGTGATCAGGTAGATGGCATTAACGGAATCTGCATCCACAAGCTGGGCCTTGGGGAATTCCTGCCTGACGGCGGTCAGCCGTTCCCGGGCCAGTTTGAGCATCTCTTCCCGTTCGCCGAAGTTCATGGTTCCTGTGGGGCAGGTGGCCACGCACATGGGCACAAGACCGTTGCGGACCCTGTCAAAGCACATGTCGCATTTGACAATGGCTCCGGTTCCCGCGTTGCGGCGGGGGATATCGTACGGGCAGGCTTCGCGGATTTCCTGAAACACCTCTTGGGAGAGCTGTTTGGTCAACTCCGTGTACAGGATGGCGCCAGTTGTTTCGTCCTGGATAATGGCTCCGGGCAGATAGTCATCGGCCACATATTTACAGGGTGCGTCAATGCAGTGCCTGCACTGATCCGGAAAGAAATTCCAGACCACCCGGTCGCCTTGGAGGTATTCATGGAACCGGACGATTTTGTAGTTGAAGGGATTGAGATCCGGAGGATTCTGATGGGTCCCCTGTTGTTTGGTTTTGACTGCCGGGAGTTCGTGCCATTCCTTGCAGGCAACCTGGCATCCCCGACACGCGGTGCAGCGCGAGGTATCGATAAAGAATGCTTTGGGCATTTTCTTACTCCTTGTTCATGAAACGGGCATTGCCTGTTTCGTCAGGGTATGTGTCTACGGGTTAGATATCCAGTTCCTTGATGGACTTGGCCTTTCTCACGTTGACAAGACATGCCTTGTACTCGGGAATGGTGGTGTTGGGATCACCTACCGACGGAGTCAGTCGGTTGGTGGAGTCGCCACATCCCGGAGTGGTCCAGCCGAAACAGAAGGGCATACCCACTTCGTGGACCGTTTTGCCCTGGATTGTAAGAGGACGCATGCGCACCGTGACCATGGCGATGGCCTCGACCCGCCCGCGAATGCTTTCAACAATAACGGGATCACCGTTCTTGATCCCCTTTTCTTCAGCCAGTTGTGGGCTCATTTCCACATACAGCTGGGGTTCGGCCTCAAGCAGGACCGGGGTGTTTCTGGTTTCGCCCCCACCACACCAGTGTTCGGTCATGCTGTAGGTGGTCAGGACAATGGGGAACCGTTTATCACCGGGCGCGGCCAGTTTGTCCATTTCACCGTCAAAGATGACTGCGCAGGGATTGTTGAGCTGGCGCGAAAAGGGATGCTTTTTGACCGGTGTTTCAACCGGCTCGTAATGCTCGGGAAAAGGACCTTCGACACGACCCGGACCAAAGAGTTGGCCGTGGCCTTCCTTGTGCATGATAAAGGGATATCTCCCCTTGCCCGTTGCCAGAGGCGGCCAGCCGCCATCAGGCACATCGCCGATCCACTTGGAGCCGTCCCAGCGTATGACCGCCTTGTCCGGTGCCCACGGCTGACCGTTTTTGTCCACAGAGGCCCTGTTGTACAGGATCCTTCGGTTGACGGGCCAGCACCAGGAGTAATTGGGGTAGAGACCGATGTTGGCCTGTTCCGGTGTCTGGGACCAGTCTCGCCGTTTGGATTTATTGTATTTTCTGCCGAGTTCTTCCTCGGTGTAGCCACCGGCATAGAGCCAGTTGAGGGAGACCGTTGACCCGTCGTCCTTCAAGGCCGTGAAACTGGGTACCTGCTGGCCTTTTTTATACAGTTTTCCATTGATCATGGTGTCCCTGGTGAACCAGCCGTTGCATTTCTGGGCGACCTTCTCGGGATCATAATAGGCCGGGAAGTCAAGATTGAGCAACGGCTCGGGATAGGTGCCACCTTCCTTGCGGTAGAGGTTTCTGACGGCATTGGTGATCTTGACGCACATGTCGCCCAGGGACAGGCATTGGCCCTGGGGTTTGGTGGCCTGGTAATGCCAGAGTTGCCAGCGCCCGCTGTTGGTGATGGACCCTGCCTTTTCCGCACGGTTTGCCGAAGGAAGCAGGAAACATTCGGTTTTGATGGTTGCCGGATCGACTCCCGGGCGACGCCAGAAGTCGGTGGATTCGGTATGGTGGACTTCGGCAAAACAGGCCCAGTCGAGGTTTTCCAGTGCTTTGCGGACCTTGTTGGTGTTGGGAACACTCTGGGCCGGGTTGGTACCCCAGATGAAGCCGCCTTTTATTTTATTGTTGTACATGCGGTCAAAGATATACAGGTAGGAATAGTTCCCATCGTCATCGGCTTTAGGGATCCAGTTGTATCCGAAGCCGTTTTCTTTGGTTCCCTTGTCACCATACCATCCCTTGAGGAGGCTGACCATATAGGCTGGCCTGTGCTGCCACCAATTGGCACTCTGAGGATCGTTGCTCACGGGGGTACAGGCCTTGTTGTAGGCTTCCAGGGAATCCCACCTAGCCTTGGGCATGGGAAGGTAGCCCGGAAGGATATGCCAGAGAATACAATGGTCAGTGGAACCCTGGACGTTGGGTTCGCCGCGCAAGGCCTCAATGCCACCGCCAGCCACACCGATGTTTCCGAGAAG
The Desulfoplanes formicivorans DNA segment above includes these coding regions:
- a CDS encoding ATP-binding protein, which gives rise to MFVRKKHSDLPRIFSPWVVIGSSLILFVIVTVLTVMNINRQRAATSTVLLEKGQALIKALEAGSRIGMRGRFAQGIRLSHLLEETAKLPGVDFIVVTNPEGGIIASNDFDRIGATFLPGHGDRVVPSEHPQWFMDKGADGASLFVVYSEFRPIMKAGFREHAQTMRERFLAFCPARPSPPPMHGGVVHPEKMFIYLGLKATSMEDAQKSDLMHSVVMSCIVLFVGLAGFISLFWAQNLRVSQRLLSDSRAFASEVVANLPEGLVVMGPDGEVSFGNESAVALCAPETTTSGNAAQTDTLMIPEEIRPVIDRLETERVVTEQEIVCTFEHDREIPLGVSGARIITEDGRFLGKIIILRDLREVRRLQQEVKRKEKLAAIGSLAAGVAHEIRNPLSSIKGFATLFRARFEPESTEHGAAEIMIHEVDRLNRVVTELIEYARPSRIAARDTDLGTMINHSLSLIQQDVQRAGVRVETDIPEDISPVFLDPDRMQQCLLNVYLNAVQAMPQGGILRVEGFRAPDGRFGMRISDTGKGIPAQDLPKIFDPYYTTKNRGTGLGLAMVLKIVEAHDGEIKVVSKEGEGTVITIILPQKGGSARQVT
- the fdnG gene encoding formate dehydrogenase-N subunit alpha, with amino-acid sequence MVCTRRGFLKLVGMGMAMLPLSQLGISLKPIKAYAAGMKIDGAKEVVSICPFCAVTCHYIAHVKDGRIVSTEGDPDYPISEGSLCAKGAAQLSMINSHHRLLKPMYRAPYSDHWEEKSWEWILEKLARKIKDTRDRDFKRVNAKGQTVNRVESIFHLGCSIMDNEECALVHQAVRGLGLVHFDHQARIUHSATVAALAESFGRGAMTNHWIDLKNSDCIFIMGSNAAEHHPVSFKWILRAKDRGAKLIHVDPKFSRTSARCDFHIPLRSGTDLAFLGGFINYIIEENLYFKEYVAEYTNASFIVDDGFKFKNGMFSGYNADKRIYDKTTWAFKKDENGVPLRDRTLQDKRCVFQLMKDHYSRYSLKKVSSITGVSQENLLKVWKTFGATGKKGKAGAICYALGWTQHSVGVQNIRASALIQLLLGNIGVAGGGIEALRGEPNVQGSTDHCILWHILPGYLPMPKARWDSLEAYNKACTPVSNDPQSANWWQHRPAYMVSLLKGWYGDKGTKENGFGYNWIPKADDDGNYSYLYIFDRMYNNKIKGGFIWGTNPAQSVPNTNKVRKALENLDWACFAEVHHTESTDFWRRPGVDPATIKTECFLLPSANRAEKAGSITNSGRWQLWHYQATKPQGQCLSLGDMCVKITNAVRNLYRKEGGTYPEPLLNLDFPAYYDPEKVAQKCNGWFTRDTMINGKLYKKGQQVPSFTALKDDGSTVSLNWLYAGGYTEEELGRKYNKSKRRDWSQTPEQANIGLYPNYSWCWPVNRRILYNRASVDKNGQPWAPDKAVIRWDGSKWIGDVPDGGWPPLATGKGRYPFIMHKEGHGQLFGPGRVEGPFPEHYEPVETPVKKHPFSRQLNNPCAVIFDGEMDKLAAPGDKRFPIVLTTYSMTEHWCGGGETRNTPVLLEAEPQLYVEMSPQLAEEKGIKNGDPVIVESIRGRVEAIAMVTVRMRPLTIQGKTVHEVGMPFCFGWTTPGCGDSTNRLTPSVGDPNTTIPEYKACLVNVRKAKSIKELDI
- a CDS encoding 4Fe-4S dicluster domain-containing protein; translation: MPKAFFIDTSRCTACRGCQVACKEWHELPAVKTKQQGTHQNPPDLNPFNYKIVRFHEYLQGDRVVWNFFPDQCRHCIDAPCKYVADDYLPGAIIQDETTGAILYTELTKQLSQEVFQEIREACPYDIPRRNAGTGAIVKCDMCFDRVRNGLVPMCVATCPTGTMNFGEREEMLKLARERLTAVRQEFPKAQLVDADSVNAIYLITDDPSNYGAMVVADAQHLPGPLNRKEFFAKIGAPFQAMVQKT
- a CDS encoding sigma-54-dependent transcriptional regulator → MNPSILIVDDDFAHLTMLRTMLKGWGYDVDEAEDGSVAVDKVTSRPYDGVLMDVRMAHVGGIEALKEIMKFNPAIPVLIMTAYSSVETAVEALKAGAYDYLTKPLDFDELRLTLERAMDHTRLVSENRELRKMLPDKGTGMVGTSAPMKELMETIATVAPSDATILIQGESGTGKELVARAIHQNSRRKAKPLVTVNCAALTESLLESELFGHEKGAFTGADKRRDGRFVQAHKGTLFLDEIGEVAPGVQAKLLRALQEGEIQRVGSDKPIMVDVRVIAATNRNLLEEVRDKRFREDLYYRLNVISLAVPALRHRPEDIPLLAQFFLKRFMEKNHKRIRGFSSRLMDRMIRYDWPGNVRELENAVERAVIMSTGEFITERDMPLLASDASADQERPVDAGVDLAGHSLEEIERQAIMATIEATGGNKSEAARQLGITRATLHNKMKKYGV
- a CDS encoding Spy/CpxP family protein refolding chaperone; the encoded protein is MERNKTLIITLALVAMVGLASFAIAGPGRQAGFGNGGHGSMGPGNCGPRMGYNPAQIAQLTPEKQEAYRKIMDAFHTKMTPLRESMWQKRLELKALSPNPNTKPEEIKALVKEIGALHTQMRTEHEALKNRLEKEIGLKVGWGGFHHPRRGNGMGGCGMMSGSGHGMMNGSGSGMMHGSGRGMMDGSGYEPTNVE
- a CDS encoding rhomboid family intramembrane serine protease, with amino-acid sequence MFPLRDDTPNVHKPVMVTTIVVVNAVLFLGGLLLSPRGQAYVFHVFGVVPLRLTDPMWATAHGYPGGVLVSLVSHMFLHSSWMHIIGNMWTLWIFGDNIEDVMGPFRFLLFYLCCGFAALLTHLVFNFSSPIPVVGASGAIAGVMGAYLVLYPHAKVVTLIPIFIFPWFVDLPAVLFLGIWFLLQFFNGAASAAGTGGVAWWAHVGGFVAGIVLLRLFEDKKRCQKCYLSGKNVTPFWNAVPKGPRPDDDPWKHLRS
- the mtnA gene encoding S-methyl-5-thioribose-1-phosphate isomerase, whose amino-acid sequence is MEDHIRFSEEQDALILLDQRYLPVREEAFVCSGVKDIIYALQTMVVRGAPAIGVTAAYGCYLAAREVDPADPHWSEGVMSRLDKLAQARPTAVNLKWAVNRMRAAWQDNEAITNLGELADFWLSLARQIQAEDIAMCKAIGRFGGELLEDGDTVMTHCNAGALATAGYGTALGVIRGGVDMGKRIQVIANETRPFLQGARLTAYELHKDNIPVKVACDNACSLLMARKLVHKVVVGADRIAANGDVANKIGTSGVAILARHYGIPFYVAAPSSTFDPDTPDGNRIPIEDRPPREVTHVGDVQITPSGVEVFNVAFDITPNELITGIVTEQGVVYPPYGETIASMIFHNR